The sequence below is a genomic window from Nitrososphaerota archaeon.
GATATGTTGCAAGCAAAAGGAGTTTCTAATATCGAGCTAAATGTTGGAATTGTCAGAGGATTGGATTACTATTCAGGAATAGTCTTTGAAGCTTACGACGGCTCAGATTCGAAGCTTGGTGCCCTTGCAGGAGGAGGAAGGTACGACGCTCTCCCTGCAGTATATGGAAGGTCGGAACTCGGTGCTACAGGCGTCGCTGGAGGTATAGAGAGGACCGTGCTTGCCATGAAGAAAACTAGAGGATTGAAGATTGAAACTGCTAAAACAGTATTTGTTGCGGTAGCAGACTCTAAGCTGAAAGCGGAGTCCTATCTCATAGTAAAGACACTAAGAGAAAATAACATTGCTGCCGAAACTGATCTTGCTGACAGAAGTTTGAGGAAGCAGTATGAAGCAGCGTCTTCAAGAGGCTCTAAGATTGTCATTCTAGTCGCTCCCAACGAATTTTCAAGGGGAGAAGTTCTGGTAAAAGACCTTGAAACTGGGAAAGAAACTGCAGTTCAGAAAAACAATTTGGCTGATACTATAGCTGGGATGTTAAAGTTATAGATTCTTCAATTTCAGCTTCAAAGACGAATTTGAAATTCTCTACAACGCTTTTCTTAACGTCATCAAATGAAACTTTCTTGCCAAGAATCTTCTGCATCGATGTCATTGTCGATGATTCCATTCCGCAGGGTTTTATCGTGTAGAATTTATTCAGGTCAGTATTTATGTTAAGGGCAAATCCGTGAAAGCTTACCCAATGCTGAACTGCGATTCCTATGGAAGCAAGTTTCTTGCTTTTCACCCATACTCCGGGTTTTTTCTCTGCCCTTGTAGCCTTTATACCGAAACCTGATGAAGTTCTTATCAGAACTTCCTCTAACTTTCTGACGAGAGTAACAACGTCTATCTTTGCCTTCTCCAAGCTGATTATTGGGTATCCTACCAGTTGTCCCTGGCCATGATAGGTTGCGTCCCCTCCTCTTTCTACTAAATAGATAGGGAATTCCTTTGAGATTACATTTTCCATCGTTCCTCTTCTTCCAAGCGTAATTACATCTGGATGCTCAACAAGAATTAAAGTGTCGGAGACTTTAGATTCCTTCCTCTGCTCTACTAGGCTACGCTGTATCTTCAAAACTTCGCCGTAGTCTCTGAATCCTAAATCCAGCAGCGAAATCTTCAAGCCCTGCACCTAAAAATCGAAGTTTGGCTCTTCGAGTTTCTGCTTGACCACATTCAGAAAGCTCGCAGCATCAGCACCGTCAAGGACCCTATGATCGAAGTTCAATGAAAAATTGACCATGTCTCTGACAACCACGGTTCCATTTTTTACAACAGGCCTTTTCACTATCCTACCTATCGCTAAAATTGCCACTTCTGGATGGTTAATTATTGCGGTCGAAAAGACTCCTCCAATTGAACCTATGTTGGTAATTGTAAACGTGCCTCCTCTTGTTTCGTTGAGCGCCAGTCTACCAGTCCGTGCCTTGTCGCTGAGCTCTTCTATTTCTTGGGCAATCTGCACAAGATTCTTCTTGTCCGCATCCTTTATGACGGGGACTATCAGCCCATTCTCAGTAGCAACGGCTATCCCGACGTTATAATATTTCTTAACTACTATCTCGTTCTTCTGGTCGTCCAAAGAAGCATTGAGATGTGGATGTCGCTTCAATCCATTAATAACGGCTTTGACTATAAACGGGAGGTAGGTTATTTTGACATTTGATTTTTGGGCCATTTTGGCCTTTTCCTTTGCGGAAATTAGTTCCGTGAAATCGACTTCTTCAACATGGGTAACGTGTGCAGCTATGTGCTTTGACCTTGCCATCCTTTCTGCAATTGTCTTTCGTATCCCTTTGAGCGGAATCCGTTCCTCCAAGCCTTCTCCCTGCATCATGGGCTCGGCTCTTTTACTCGCATTCTTGACATCTTCTTCTGTGATTCTTGCACCGGGACCTGTAGCTTGGACTACCGCAAGATCCACGTTAAGCTCTCTTGCAAGTTTTCTTATTGCTGGGGTAGCTATAATCTTACCTTGTAGGACAGGTTGAGCCGTTTTTTGCAAATCGCTATGTGCAGTGGATGTCATTGTAATAGATTCACTT
It includes:
- the lipB gene encoding lipoyl(octanoyl) transferase LipB translates to MQGLKISLLDLGFRDYGEVLKIQRSLVEQRKESKVSDTLILVEHPDVITLGRRGTMENVISKEFPIYLVERGGDATYHGQGQLVGYPIISLEKAKIDVVTLVRKLEEVLIRTSSGFGIKATRAEKKPGVWVKSKKLASIGIAVQHWVSFHGFALNINTDLNKFYTIKPCGMESSTMTSMQKILGKKVSFDDVKKSVVENFKFVFEAEIEESITLTSQL
- a CDS encoding 2-oxo acid dehydrogenase subunit E2 — its product is MAVEFKFPDIGEGVMEGEVTKWLVKEGDYVKRDQPLVEVMTEKVTVELPSPVAGTVLKIMARAGETIRVGQTLIVLGEKGETVQIQNVASESITMTSTAHSDLQKTAQPVLQGKIIATPAIRKLARELNVDLAVVQATGPGARITEEDVKNASKRAEPMMQGEGLEERIPLKGIRKTIAERMARSKHIAAHVTHVEEVDFTELISAKEKAKMAQKSNVKITYLPFIVKAVINGLKRHPHLNASLDDQKNEIVVKKYYNVGIAVATENGLIVPVIKDADKKNLVQIAQEIEELSDKARTGRLALNETRGGTFTITNIGSIGGVFSTAIINHPEVAILAIGRIVKRPVVKNGTVVVRDMVNFSLNFDHRVLDGADAASFLNVVKQKLEEPNFDF